The following proteins are co-located in the Peromyscus maniculatus bairdii isolate BWxNUB_F1_BW_parent chromosome 23, HU_Pman_BW_mat_3.1, whole genome shotgun sequence genome:
- the LOC107400389 gene encoding putative sperm motility kinase W, which translates to MGSHMEEDYLEKDFRMLTSLGCGSFGEVKLACHLPTHTRVAVKVLEKNTNSVADISTEVNILQSLEHRNIVRFFDMIDTLSTTYLIMEYVAGEDLESCLQALGCLKEEEARVIFRQVVSAVHFLHQRHIAHRDIKLENILVDAAGNAKLCDFGMAIEITEGQMLEEICGSLLYWAPEILARKPYDGLAGDMWSLGIVLYVLVTGHFPYMEETLEGMHRVITTTMCPIPYHLSKPCYFIIARLLMVPIWYRFTICQLVKTAWLGPIQEHVLPATKEILPKVVETMCTIGYTCEEIVSSLTHRQEDNHVTAICNILKYQLSGGDSHQQEQMPWLTNSPAVPVRLPLPLKRASEPAFTTSTHAGKGHFKEEGAEERGKRCRSYTMPHRSSFLVVLSSSDNTVPERDALMADVITAAEDIAVNRNSDDPLPGNLSSPESVLDETPTGFLNLGFCEEDSSQEPDIPSDQPQVAPTTSGSRPFRVWKLVRKQISHALRALCSCCCCCCLPTPSVETEMAQ; encoded by the exons ATGGGCAGCCACATGGAAGAGGACTatcttgaaaaggatttcaggatgttaacatctctaggttgtggttccttcggggaggtgaagctggcctgccaccttcccacacatacacgagtggctgtcaaggtccttgaAAAAAACACCAACAGTGTGGCTGACATCAGTACTGAAGTGAACATTCTTCAGTCTTTAGAACATAGGAACATCGTTCGATTTTTTGACATGATCGACACACTGTCAACCACGTATCTGattatggagtatgtggcaggagaagatctggagagctgcctccaggcactgggctgtctaaaggaggaggaggctagagtgattttccggcaggtggtgtcagcggtccacttcctccaccagagacacattgcgcaccgtgatatcaaattagaaaacatcctagtcgatgcagcaggaaatgcaaagctttgtgactttggtatggcaattgaaatcacagaggggcagatgttggaagagatctgtggctccttgctctattgggccccagagatcttggccagaaagccctatgatggactggcaggtgatatgtggagcttgggtatCGTCCTGTATGTCCTGGTCACAGGGCACTttccatacatggaagaaacccttgaaggtatgcacagggtcatcaccaccacaatgtgtCCCATTCCCTACCATCTGTCAAAACCCTGTTATTTCATCATTGCCCGGCTACTCATGGTCCCTATCTGGTACCGATTCACAATCTGTCAGCTTGTGAAAACAGCATGGCTGGGCCCAATTCAAGAACATGTACTGCCTGccaccaaagaaatcctgcccaaGGTCGTGGAGACCATGTGCACCATCGGCTATACATGTGAGGAGATTGTTTCATCCCTAACTCACAGGCAAGAAGATAATCATGTAACAGCTATTTGcaacattctcaaatatcagCTGAGTGGTGGGGACAGCCATCAGCAAGAGCAGATGCCCTGGTTAACCAACAGCCCTGCAGTTCCTGTtcgcctccctctccccttgaaGAGAGCCAGTGAACCAGCATTTACAACCAGTACACATGCTGGGAAGGGTCACTTTAAGGAGGAGGGTGCGGAAGAAAGAGGCAAAAGATGTAGAAGCTACACCATgcctcacagatcctccttcctggtggtgctgtcctcttcagacaacacagtcccagaaagagatgctctTATGGCTGACGTCATCACTGCTGCAGAGGACATTGCAGTCAACAGGAATTCTGATGACCCCCTGCCTGGCAATCTCTCCTCCCCTGAATCAGTCTTGGATGAAACACCCACAGGAtttctgaacctgggcttctgtgaagaagattcatcccaggagccagacattcccagtgaccagccccaggTGGCACCCACAACATCTGGATCCAGGCCATTCAGGGTCTGGAAGCTGGTGAGGAAGCAAATTTCCCATGCACTGAGAGCActgtgcagctgctgctgctgttgctgcctgcccaccccaag tgtggaaactgaaatggccCAATAG